One region of Drosophila subobscura isolate 14011-0131.10 chromosome J, UCBerk_Dsub_1.0, whole genome shotgun sequence genomic DNA includes:
- the LOC117894543 gene encoding uncharacterized protein LOC117894543, with protein sequence MMKFFALVLCALFAAAAANPGLLAYSSPLAYSSPLAYTAPVAYSSPLAYTAAYAPYVAPYASSVSAHTVAHSAAFPAVYAAAPVAAVLKK encoded by the exons ATGATGAAATTC TTCGCCCTCGTCCTGTGCGCTCTgttcgccgctgctgctgccaatccGGGTCTCCTGGCCTACTCCTCCCCCCTGGCCTACTCCTCCCCCCTGGCCTACACTGCTCCCGTGGCCTACTCCTCGCCTCTGGCCTACACCGCCGCATACGCCCCCTACGTGGCCCCCTACGCCAGCAGCGTGAGCGCCCACACCGTGGCCCACAGCGCCGCCTTCCCCGCAGTCTATGCCGCAGCACCAGTGGCCGCTGTCCTCAAGAAGTAG